Proteins from a single region of Sandaracinaceae bacterium:
- a CDS encoding aminodeoxychorismate/anthranilate synthase component II, which produces MAILVVDNYDSFTYNLVQYLRELGAAVEVRRNDEIDLDGVRALRPEGVLISPGPGTPDDAGVSNDILAHLAATTPVFGVCLGHQAIGQHYGGRVVRAARLMHGRTSPITHEGKGVFRGLPSPFTATRYHSLLLEPSSVPDCLEVTARTAEGEIMGLRHREHPVEGVQFHPESFLTEHGHQLLRNWLERLPAAGKAA; this is translated from the coding sequence ATGGCGATCCTCGTCGTCGACAACTACGACTCGTTCACCTACAACCTCGTCCAGTATCTGCGCGAGCTCGGCGCCGCCGTGGAGGTACGCCGCAACGACGAGATCGATCTCGACGGCGTGCGCGCCCTACGCCCGGAGGGCGTGCTCATCAGCCCCGGGCCGGGCACCCCCGACGACGCGGGGGTGAGCAACGACATCCTCGCGCACCTCGCGGCAACCACACCTGTGTTCGGCGTGTGCTTGGGTCATCAGGCCATCGGACAACATTACGGGGGGCGGGTGGTCCGCGCGGCGCGCCTCATGCACGGGCGCACGTCGCCCATCACGCACGAGGGGAAGGGGGTGTTTCGAGGGCTCCCGAGCCCGTTCACCGCCACCCGCTATCACTCGCTGCTGTTGGAACCCAGCTCCGTCCCCGACTGCCTGGAGGTGACGGCACGCACGGCCGAAGGGGAGATCATGGGGTTACGGCATCGCGAACATCCCGTGGAGGGCGTGCAGTTCCACCCCGAGTCGTTCCTCACCGAACACGGTCACCAGCTGCTGCGCAACTGGCTCGAACGGCTACCGGCTGCCGGGAAGGCGGCATGA
- a CDS encoding carboxypeptidase regulatory-like domain-containing protein has translation MPRRATNVSLWVVASLALVCGLGTWPASAHAQAAVRVIAETRIDLAAERAGTTVQVLGVLRDDLGQALPHSALHVSTRPVDSADALSAPPGVFGSQSLVTDTRGEFTLTVAWVGTPFVLSCSFAGDEFHLPTTVERPVDPTLADVRLRYDLDVTGREVDLDLPELRVRVFAESSQGGDGMTLTLRDELGREYGSAETDMTGHALFTLRSLSDAHPGPGRWLVDFGGDARRSAARAELAVVRTRGTSLQAALVDDDVDPGDEARVDGRLSDARGPVAAGAISLYADDVLLVTVATGADGRFAASFDVPAEREGSTWTLEARFAPESPGLRASTSEPLALRVGSPLPLDWLWLLVPLALSGVALAVTRKRERQGERSSVSTLPSAPGVSVGTRTSATHRHDTLGGVVVDHASNAARGDAQVTAERLDGPAGVPVAVHRAVSDADGRFVIKGLTAGEYRLRVSLAGYVEVDQRVHVPHRGEWSDVVVRVESYRTRALAVFRRVGRRFVSSERAFETTTNRELPASAPEAQRASLRALAEQTDHLYYGPRDPRPEDLPPLERAATALLRTLPAPDAPPRDE, from the coding sequence GTGCCGCGTCGCGCCACCAACGTCTCCCTGTGGGTCGTCGCCTCGCTGGCCCTCGTCTGCGGTCTCGGGACGTGGCCCGCGTCCGCGCACGCGCAAGCGGCCGTCCGCGTGATCGCGGAGACGCGCATCGACCTCGCCGCCGAACGCGCTGGCACCACGGTCCAGGTCCTGGGTGTGCTGCGCGACGATCTCGGCCAGGCCCTCCCCCACAGCGCGCTGCACGTCTCGACACGCCCCGTGGACTCAGCGGATGCGCTCTCGGCGCCTCCAGGCGTGTTCGGGTCGCAGTCGCTCGTCACCGACACCCGAGGCGAGTTCACCCTGACCGTGGCCTGGGTCGGGACCCCCTTCGTGCTCAGCTGTTCGTTCGCGGGGGACGAGTTCCACTTGCCCACGACGGTCGAGCGCCCTGTGGACCCCACGCTCGCGGACGTGCGCCTACGCTACGATCTCGACGTCACGGGCCGCGAGGTGGACCTGGACCTCCCCGAGCTCCGCGTGCGCGTGTTCGCCGAGTCCAGCCAAGGGGGCGACGGCATGACCCTGACGCTGCGAGACGAGCTGGGACGGGAGTACGGCTCCGCCGAGACGGACATGACCGGACACGCGCTGTTCACGCTCCGCTCGCTCTCGGACGCGCACCCCGGGCCGGGACGTTGGCTGGTCGACTTCGGCGGGGACGCACGGCGGAGCGCGGCGCGGGCCGAGCTCGCGGTCGTGCGCACGCGCGGCACCTCGCTGCAGGCCGCCTTGGTCGACGATGACGTGGACCCCGGCGACGAGGCGCGCGTGGACGGCCGGCTCTCGGACGCGCGAGGCCCCGTGGCGGCTGGCGCCATCAGCCTGTATGCGGACGACGTGCTGCTCGTCACGGTGGCGACGGGCGCCGACGGACGGTTTGCCGCGTCCTTCGACGTCCCGGCTGAGCGCGAGGGCAGCACGTGGACCCTGGAGGCGCGCTTCGCCCCGGAGTCCCCTGGGCTACGCGCCAGCACGTCCGAGCCCCTCGCGCTCCGTGTGGGCTCGCCGCTCCCGCTCGACTGGCTCTGGCTGCTGGTCCCGCTGGCGTTGTCGGGCGTCGCGCTGGCCGTGACGCGCAAACGCGAACGGCAAGGAGAGCGCTCGTCGGTGAGCACCCTGCCCTCGGCCCCGGGTGTTTCGGTCGGCACGCGCACATCCGCCACGCACCGCCACGATACGTTGGGCGGGGTCGTCGTCGACCACGCGAGCAACGCCGCGCGCGGCGACGCTCAGGTGACGGCCGAACGCTTGGATGGGCCCGCTGGCGTGCCTGTCGCCGTACACCGAGCCGTCAGCGACGCGGACGGTCGTTTCGTCATCAAAGGTCTCACCGCCGGTGAGTACCGCCTGCGCGTCTCCCTGGCGGGGTACGTCGAGGTGGACCAGCGCGTGCACGTCCCGCATCGCGGCGAGTGGTCCGACGTGGTCGTCCGCGTCGAGAGCTATCGGACACGAGCGCTCGCGGTGTTCCGGAGAGTCGGCCGGCGGTTCGTCAGCTCCGAGCGGGCGTTCGAGACCACGACCAACCGCGAGCTGCCCGCGTCCGCACCCGAGGCCCAGCGCGCGTCCCTCCGAGCGCTGGCCGAACAGACCGATCACCTGTACTACGGACCCCGCGACCCTCGCCCCGAGGACCTGCCCCCGCTGGAACGCGCTGCGACGGCACTCTTGCGCACGTTGCCCGCGCCAGACGCACCTCCACGGGACGAATGA
- a CDS encoding DUF2868 domain-containing protein, which yields MTTDARTHALSFGELVDLEVALWHDAQADRAQQEADAVRLRRDPLPRERVGLLRAWLDDTRARRSDGHVGTAWATGLSAATGLFALLMAGAGWGVGAGLFRYTGEHPVNVLTALVALVGAQVALVAGTLVSLTVLHFSPQAYEGIPLLDMVRAAVRGAGRAVARFLAGRGADHAAAVRRALGYVRSRQGLYAPVERLLIVRALQVAAIGFNVGALGNLLFTVAVSDVAFSWATTLNWTPTALADALSRAAVPWAWAWPAACPDASLLEATQYSRLDAAFADASVGTRGGAGAGRWWPFLAMSVLVYALLPRVLLFVGSHVALRRALANVSLDTPEIDRLERRLRGPVVQRAHGNDPADTRPVGDGAAPVAAPAQVAGAAHAVCVRWRDARFRVGDLDGLLRDTFGVTREGPVASAGGYDFAEDEALLARVKALAVDDPAPLFVVAEPWASPDRAFKRFIAALREAAGVRRHINVLLTTGGEASDRALWGGYLAELGDPYLALDPDAGVTSESA from the coding sequence ATGACGACTGACGCACGCACGCACGCGCTGAGCTTCGGCGAGCTGGTCGATCTGGAGGTCGCGCTGTGGCACGACGCGCAGGCCGATCGTGCGCAGCAAGAAGCCGACGCGGTGCGGCTCAGGCGTGACCCCCTGCCCCGCGAGCGCGTGGGGCTGCTGCGCGCGTGGCTGGACGACACGCGCGCGCGGCGTTCGGACGGTCACGTGGGCACCGCGTGGGCAACGGGACTCTCCGCCGCGACGGGGCTGTTTGCGCTGCTGATGGCGGGAGCGGGTTGGGGTGTGGGTGCGGGGCTCTTCCGCTACACGGGGGAGCATCCGGTCAACGTCCTGACGGCGTTGGTGGCGTTGGTGGGCGCGCAGGTCGCGCTCGTGGCGGGAACGTTGGTGTCCCTCACGGTGCTCCACTTCTCGCCGCAAGCCTATGAAGGCATCCCACTCCTCGACATGGTACGCGCGGCGGTCCGCGGCGCCGGGCGCGCTGTCGCGCGGTTCCTGGCTGGCCGTGGGGCCGACCACGCGGCCGCCGTGCGGCGGGCGCTCGGCTATGTTCGGTCGCGCCAGGGGCTCTACGCGCCAGTAGAGCGCCTGCTGATCGTGCGCGCCCTGCAGGTCGCTGCCATCGGCTTCAACGTCGGAGCGCTCGGCAACCTCCTCTTCACCGTGGCCGTGTCCGACGTCGCGTTCTCGTGGGCCACCACCCTCAACTGGACGCCGACGGCCCTCGCCGACGCCCTCTCCCGCGCAGCCGTGCCCTGGGCCTGGGCCTGGCCAGCCGCGTGCCCCGACGCGTCGCTGCTGGAAGCGACGCAGTATTCCCGACTGGACGCCGCGTTCGCGGATGCGTCCGTCGGGACGCGAGGAGGCGCGGGCGCTGGGCGGTGGTGGCCGTTCCTCGCGATGAGCGTGCTGGTCTATGCGCTCCTGCCGCGCGTGTTGCTGTTCGTCGGCAGCCATGTGGCCCTGCGGCGTGCGCTCGCCAACGTCTCGTTGGACACGCCCGAGATCGACCGCCTCGAGCGCCGCCTGCGCGGCCCCGTCGTGCAGCGCGCCCACGGAAACGACCCCGCCGACACACGCCCTGTCGGCGACGGAGCCGCCCCGGTCGCCGCGCCCGCGCAGGTCGCTGGGGCGGCGCACGCCGTGTGTGTCCGCTGGCGAGACGCCCGCTTCCGCGTCGGGGACCTCGACGGCCTGCTGCGCGACACGTTCGGCGTGACGCGCGAAGGCCCAGTCGCCAGCGCCGGCGGCTACGACTTCGCGGAGGACGAGGCCCTGCTGGCACGCGTGAAGGCGCTGGCCGTGGATGACCCCGCGCCGCTGTTCGTGGTGGCCGAGCCATGGGCCTCCCCGGACCGCGCGTTCAAGCGCTTCATTGCTGCGCTGCGCGAAGCCGCGGGGGTCCGGAGACACATCAACGTGCTCCTGACCACGGGCGGCGAGGCCAGCGACCGCGCCCTGTGGGGTGGATATCTCGCCGAGCTGGGCGACCCCTACCTGGCGCTCGACCCAGACGCGGGCGTCACCTCCGAGAGCGCATGA
- the ftsY gene encoding signal recognition particle-docking protein FtsY, producing the protein MTSLASALYSQPLASAMFAKPLGILMPTTAIIVVVILVVLVAIVLATRKGKPELPSSEDSSARELPPTDKPSPRADIEPTRPVPLAKGGTERPSAEPKPGADADGPDASTQEAPDPAPRPSAEEAAPAAPEDAPADASETPAKPAAPAPVSKPAGGRQQASDDDRAAIKESLKGTRSGFIARLASVFRRKPDIDPALLDEMEEVLITADLGVPTTQKILGALKERLSRNELADGDAVWTALREEGAAILEGVSGGLLLPDASPAVILVVGVNGVGKTTTIGKLAARYADEGKKVLLVAGDTYRAAAVMQLEAWGRRAKCEVAKGKDRADPSAVIFDAIKRGVDEGFDLVICDTAGRLHTKTPLMEEVKKVGRSVEKALGRNADEVLLVLDATTGQNALQQANQFGEALAVSGVALTKLDGTAKGGVVLGIVDQHKIPVRFVGVGERMEDLRVFDAQSFVEALFAKPEPGDEAAEAEVSDAE; encoded by the coding sequence TTGACGTCGCTCGCCTCGGCTCTCTATAGTCAGCCGCTCGCGAGCGCGATGTTCGCGAAGCCCTTGGGAATACTGATGCCAACAACTGCAATCATCGTCGTGGTGATCCTCGTCGTTCTGGTCGCGATCGTCCTCGCGACCCGGAAGGGGAAGCCCGAGCTGCCGTCCAGCGAGGACAGCAGCGCGCGCGAGCTTCCACCCACCGACAAGCCCTCTCCCCGCGCCGACATCGAGCCGACTCGCCCCGTCCCCCTCGCGAAGGGCGGGACGGAGCGGCCCTCCGCAGAGCCGAAGCCTGGGGCCGATGCCGACGGGCCCGACGCGTCCACCCAGGAGGCTCCCGACCCGGCGCCGCGGCCCTCGGCCGAAGAAGCAGCTCCAGCAGCGCCCGAGGACGCCCCCGCCGACGCAAGCGAGACTCCCGCGAAGCCCGCCGCGCCAGCGCCCGTGTCCAAGCCAGCCGGCGGTCGCCAGCAAGCTTCCGACGACGACCGCGCGGCCATCAAGGAGAGCCTCAAGGGCACGCGTTCCGGGTTCATCGCACGTCTCGCGAGCGTCTTTCGTCGCAAGCCCGACATCGATCCCGCGCTGCTCGACGAGATGGAAGAAGTTCTGATCACCGCCGATCTCGGGGTGCCGACGACACAGAAAATCCTGGGCGCCCTCAAGGAGCGCCTGTCGCGCAACGAGCTCGCCGACGGCGACGCCGTGTGGACCGCGCTGCGCGAGGAGGGAGCGGCCATCCTCGAGGGCGTGAGCGGCGGGCTCCTGCTACCAGACGCTTCCCCTGCAGTCATCCTCGTGGTGGGCGTGAACGGTGTGGGCAAGACGACCACCATCGGCAAGCTCGCGGCGCGCTACGCCGACGAGGGCAAGAAGGTGCTCTTGGTCGCCGGTGACACGTATCGCGCCGCAGCGGTCATGCAGCTCGAGGCGTGGGGGCGCCGCGCGAAGTGCGAGGTGGCCAAGGGCAAGGACCGCGCGGACCCGAGTGCGGTCATCTTCGACGCCATCAAGCGCGGCGTGGACGAAGGCTTCGACCTGGTCATCTGCGACACCGCTGGCCGGCTCCACACCAAGACCCCGCTCATGGAAGAGGTCAAGAAGGTGGGCCGCAGCGTGGAGAAGGCGCTCGGTCGAAACGCCGACGAGGTGCTGCTCGTCCTCGATGCCACGACGGGACAGAACGCCCTCCAGCAGGCAAACCAGTTCGGCGAAGCGCTGGCTGTGTCCGGCGTGGCGCTCACGAAGCTGGATGGGACCGCCAAGGGCGGCGTGGTGCTCGGGATCGTCGATCAGCACAAGATCCCGGTGCGCTTCGTGGGCGTGGGAGAGCGCATGGAAGACCTGCGGGTGTTCGACGCGCAGAGCTTCGTAGAGGCGTTGTTCGCCAAACCAGAACCTGGTGACGAAGCCGCCGAAGCCGAGGTCAGCGACGCGGAGTGA
- a CDS encoding indole-3-glycerol-phosphate synthase, with translation MSGVPAPAQPLAAGSPERRAYLDEILVRKRVEVSRRLRHQATLTRLAADVPLDPRRGARALEALRRPSSDAPPRIIAEVKFRSPSVGPIRAPAAGTGVRVARAYEAGGAAAISVLADGPGFGGSPLTVRRVARACAAPVLFKEFVLDPVQVELARVCGASMVLLLVRAHTLTPLQSLCDLVRARGMEPVVEAADEAELEVALQTNASLIGVNARDLRTFEVDMERAARCLAGIDPGRVAVFMSGIRSPQSFARLRGTRADAALIGEGLMRCDDPAEGVRAMLEATT, from the coding sequence ATGAGTGGCGTCCCGGCCCCCGCGCAGCCGCTCGCCGCCGGGAGTCCGGAGCGGCGCGCCTACTTGGACGAGATCCTGGTCCGCAAGCGCGTCGAAGTGAGTCGTCGCTTGCGCCACCAGGCCACGCTGACGCGCCTCGCGGCGGACGTACCCCTCGACCCGCGTCGTGGCGCTAGGGCCCTCGAGGCGTTGCGCAGGCCGAGCTCGGACGCGCCCCCTCGCATCATCGCCGAGGTGAAGTTCCGTAGCCCGAGCGTGGGCCCGATCCGTGCCCCCGCGGCGGGCACCGGCGTGCGCGTGGCGCGCGCCTACGAGGCGGGCGGCGCGGCCGCCATCAGCGTGCTGGCCGACGGACCAGGGTTCGGTGGGTCGCCGCTCACGGTCCGGCGAGTGGCCCGCGCTTGCGCGGCGCCGGTCCTGTTCAAGGAGTTCGTGCTGGACCCCGTGCAGGTCGAGTTGGCGCGCGTGTGCGGTGCGTCCATGGTGCTGTTGCTGGTCCGTGCGCACACGCTCACGCCGCTACAGTCCCTCTGTGACCTGGTCCGCGCGCGAGGGATGGAGCCCGTCGTAGAAGCGGCGGACGAGGCAGAGCTCGAGGTGGCGCTTCAGACGAACGCCTCGCTGATCGGCGTCAACGCGCGCGACCTGCGCACGTTCGAGGTCGACATGGAGCGCGCGGCGCGGTGTCTCGCGGGGATCGACCCGGGGCGCGTCGCCGTCTTCATGAGCGGCATCCGCTCCCCACAGAGCTTCGCTCGCTTGCGCGGCACGCGCGCCGACGCGGCGCTCATCGGAGAAGGCTTGATGCGCTGCGACGACCCCGCCGAGGGCGTGCGCGCGATGTTGGAGGCGACGACATGA
- a CDS encoding outer membrane beta-barrel domain-containing protein, protein MPKRYLALLVGAFVLVPQWDSAHAQMDFSLDETEGAEGDEPIPEDIPEEDDEGSSGSGGSLSDWGEPEASTSSETAAEDTEERPAEAVEEIYAVQQIYALRLNRFELAPSAAFVVNDPYVSHPAVGVAMNYWISNVLAVGANFLWYQFIDSNESDLNFFLRRSTRLAVPITEWQMGMHLNFTYVPFYGKFNMFREFIFQYDAYIVGGVGLMRTRPVPVIDQAVREFDYDWRVAFNIGLGIRIFLTRYLAVFTEFRNYMYLERYENLDVALGEARNDRSTWLADGNTFTNATTVQVGLTVFFPFSVEYRLPK, encoded by the coding sequence ATGCCGAAGCGATATCTAGCCCTGCTGGTGGGCGCGTTCGTGCTGGTTCCACAGTGGGACTCCGCGCACGCCCAAATGGACTTCAGTCTCGACGAGACCGAGGGAGCCGAGGGCGACGAGCCCATCCCCGAAGACATCCCCGAGGAGGATGACGAGGGCAGCAGCGGTTCTGGGGGCTCGCTCTCCGACTGGGGGGAGCCCGAGGCTTCCACGTCGTCCGAGACGGCTGCCGAAGACACGGAAGAGCGTCCCGCCGAGGCCGTCGAGGAGATCTACGCCGTTCAGCAGATCTACGCGCTGCGCCTCAACCGCTTCGAGCTGGCCCCCTCGGCGGCGTTCGTCGTGAACGACCCGTACGTCAGCCACCCGGCCGTCGGCGTCGCCATGAACTACTGGATCTCGAACGTCCTCGCCGTGGGCGCGAACTTCCTCTGGTACCAGTTCATCGACTCGAACGAGTCCGACCTGAACTTCTTCCTCCGCCGCTCCACGCGCCTCGCGGTGCCCATCACCGAGTGGCAGATGGGCATGCACCTGAACTTCACGTACGTGCCTTTCTACGGAAAGTTCAACATGTTCCGGGAGTTCATCTTCCAGTACGACGCATACATCGTCGGCGGCGTCGGCCTGATGCGCACCCGCCCCGTGCCGGTCATCGACCAGGCCGTCCGCGAGTTCGACTACGACTGGCGCGTGGCCTTCAACATCGGCCTCGGTATCCGCATCTTCCTGACGCGCTACCTCGCGGTGTTCACCGAGTTCCGCAACTACATGTACCTCGAGCGTTACGAGAACCTGGACGTGGCCCTGGGCGAAGCGCGTAACGACCGCAGCACCTGGCTCGCGGACGGCAACACGTTCACCAACGCGACGACGGTGCAGGTCGGCCTCACAGTCTTCTTCCCCTTCTCTGTCGAATACAGGTTGCCGAAGTGA
- the trpD gene encoding anthranilate phosphoribosyltransferase, with product MSGDTPTLRDTIMQVVARQDLDGPTMEHAMEEVLAGRASPVQIAALAVGLRMKGETTEEIAAAARVMRRRCIVSELDPGGPVLDTCGTGGDGLDTFNISTVSAIVAAAAGVRVAKHGNRAASSRAGSADVLEALGVAIDLDAQQVSRCVREVGLGFLFARQRHAALRHAAPVRQELGVRTFFNLLGPLTNPAGATHQVVGVYDGARVRQLAEVLGQLGSTAAWVVHGHGGIDELSTSGPTQVAELRDGVVREWVVTPEEFGLERAPLEALVGGDPAENANIARAVLAGERGPRRTAVLLNAGAALCVAGRAATPREAADHAASVIDSGRAAAKLEEWAALTQALRGDG from the coding sequence ATGAGCGGCGACACCCCGACTCTCCGCGACACCATCATGCAGGTCGTGGCCCGACAAGACCTCGACGGCCCCACGATGGAGCACGCGATGGAGGAGGTGCTCGCCGGGCGCGCCTCTCCCGTACAGATCGCCGCGCTGGCCGTGGGCCTGCGCATGAAGGGCGAGACCACCGAGGAGATCGCGGCGGCGGCGCGCGTCATGCGTCGACGTTGCATCGTCAGCGAGCTGGACCCGGGCGGGCCCGTGCTGGACACGTGCGGCACAGGTGGCGACGGGCTGGACACGTTCAACATCTCGACCGTGAGCGCCATCGTGGCGGCGGCGGCCGGCGTCCGCGTGGCCAAGCATGGGAACCGAGCTGCCTCCAGTCGCGCCGGGAGCGCCGATGTGCTCGAAGCGCTCGGAGTGGCCATCGACCTCGACGCGCAGCAGGTGTCGCGGTGCGTCCGCGAGGTCGGTCTCGGGTTCTTGTTCGCTCGCCAGCGTCACGCGGCGCTGCGCCATGCGGCCCCTGTTCGTCAAGAGCTCGGGGTGCGCACCTTCTTCAACTTGTTGGGCCCGCTGACGAACCCGGCGGGGGCCACGCACCAAGTCGTCGGCGTGTACGACGGCGCGCGTGTGCGTCAGCTGGCCGAGGTGCTCGGCCAGTTGGGGTCGACGGCGGCATGGGTCGTCCATGGTCACGGTGGCATCGACGAGCTCTCGACTTCCGGCCCCACGCAGGTCGCCGAGCTGCGTGATGGTGTCGTTCGCGAGTGGGTCGTCACGCCCGAGGAGTTCGGGCTGGAGCGGGCCCCTCTCGAGGCGTTGGTCGGAGGCGACCCGGCCGAGAACGCCAACATCGCGCGCGCCGTGCTGGCGGGTGAGCGCGGTCCGAGGCGCACCGCCGTGTTGCTCAACGCCGGAGCGGCGCTGTGCGTCGCTGGGCGCGCCGCCACGCCCCGTGAGGCGGCGGACCACGCAGCGAGTGTCATCGACTCCGGTCGCGCGGCCGCCAAGCTGGAGGAGTGGGCGGCCCTCACCCAAGCGCTGCGAGGTGACGGATGA
- a CDS encoding fumarylacetoacetate hydrolase family protein — protein sequence MRYACVELDGEERDVVLVDYPVEGDLTVQLLDAPLRRSGAPTGPALGVPRGALRAPLRPGKIVCVGQNYRKHAVELGKPVPEQPLLFLKANSSVVGPGAPILRPPESERVDHEGELGVVIGSRMCDVSADEALRHVLGYVAANDVTARDLQRLDVQFTRAKSFDTFCPLGPFIETTLDPADVAIRVDVNGVLRQDGHTSDMVFSVPTLLAYISAVMTLEPGDLVLTGTPSGVGPLVQGDVVSVSLSALGTLSNPVTTRTRGPDIVGP from the coding sequence ATGCGCTACGCCTGTGTGGAACTGGACGGTGAGGAACGTGACGTAGTCCTGGTGGACTACCCGGTCGAGGGCGACCTGACGGTGCAGTTGCTGGACGCGCCGCTGCGGCGCTCCGGCGCACCGACGGGACCCGCTTTGGGCGTACCTCGCGGCGCCCTCCGCGCGCCTCTTCGCCCGGGCAAGATCGTCTGCGTGGGACAGAACTACCGCAAGCACGCAGTGGAGCTGGGCAAGCCCGTGCCGGAGCAGCCCCTCTTGTTCTTGAAGGCCAACTCGTCCGTCGTGGGTCCAGGCGCGCCCATTCTGCGCCCCCCGGAGAGCGAGCGAGTCGATCACGAGGGAGAGCTGGGGGTCGTCATCGGATCGCGCATGTGTGATGTGAGCGCCGATGAAGCCCTGCGCCACGTGCTGGGCTACGTCGCCGCGAACGACGTCACGGCGCGTGACCTGCAGCGCCTCGACGTACAGTTCACCCGCGCCAAGAGCTTCGACACGTTCTGCCCCCTCGGACCGTTCATCGAGACGACGCTGGACCCGGCCGACGTCGCGATTCGGGTCGACGTGAACGGCGTCCTCCGGCAGGACGGCCACACGTCGGACATGGTCTTTTCGGTCCCCACCCTGCTGGCCTACATCTCTGCGGTGATGACGTTGGAGCCGGGCGACCTGGTCCTGACCGGCACGCCCAGCGGCGTAGGCCCGTTGGTCCAGGGCGACGTCGTGTCGGTCAGTCTCTCGGCGCTCGGGACGCTGTCGAACCCGGTGACGACGCGGACCCGGGGACCTGATATCGTTGGGCCATGA
- a CDS encoding alpha/beta hydrolase, whose translation MVQPAVEERRVTSYDGTDIAYHVVGRGRPVLLCNGLGGSWVAWTHQIRYLSDRYRFISWDYRGLYRSGPPAVPGALHIHAHARDGLAVLDAEGIESAALLGWSMGVQVALETFDLAATRVRNMTLLNGVSGQIYESVMNLGFMDKVAPPVLRTLGAAPRLVEAVVRKAVGFPGTVQLAKAVGLAAPTLDEEIFRALADSFKGLDMGVYLRLLELLGEHDATPILPQVDVPVLVVAGDRDIMTPRAAAARMADGIPGAELLVIPGATHYAAVEYPQLVNLRLEKFWLERGYAPDPA comes from the coding sequence ATGGTGCAGCCTGCAGTCGAGGAACGCCGCGTCACGTCGTACGACGGAACCGACATCGCCTACCACGTCGTCGGCCGCGGGAGGCCGGTGCTCTTGTGCAACGGACTCGGTGGCAGCTGGGTCGCCTGGACGCACCAGATCCGGTACCTCAGCGATCGCTACCGCTTCATCTCGTGGGACTACCGGGGGCTCTACCGTTCTGGTCCCCCGGCCGTGCCCGGCGCGCTGCACATCCATGCGCACGCCCGAGACGGTCTCGCGGTGCTGGACGCCGAGGGCATCGAGAGCGCTGCGCTGCTGGGCTGGTCGATGGGGGTCCAAGTTGCACTCGAGACCTTCGATCTCGCAGCCACGCGCGTGCGCAACATGACGCTGCTGAACGGGGTCTCTGGGCAGATCTACGAGTCGGTCATGAACCTGGGGTTCATGGACAAGGTCGCGCCACCCGTTCTGCGAACCCTCGGCGCCGCGCCCCGTCTCGTCGAGGCGGTGGTGCGAAAGGCGGTGGGTTTCCCGGGCACGGTTCAGCTCGCGAAGGCCGTGGGCTTGGCGGCGCCGACCCTGGACGAGGAGATCTTCCGTGCGTTGGCGGACTCGTTCAAGGGCCTCGACATGGGGGTCTATCTGCGCTTGCTCGAGCTCTTGGGCGAGCACGACGCGACGCCGATCTTGCCGCAGGTGGACGTGCCCGTCTTGGTCGTGGCGGGTGACCGCGACATCATGACGCCACGCGCGGCGGCTGCGCGCATGGCCGACGGAATCCCGGGGGCGGAGCTGCTGGTCATTCCCGGTGCCACCCACTACGCGGCGGTCGAGTATCCCCAGCTGGTCAACCTGCGCCTCGAGAAGTTCTGGCTGGAGCGTGGATACGCGCCCGACCCGGCATGA